In Eubacteriales bacterium mix99, the DNA window GGCTTCCAAAGCGACGACCACAGCAGCGGACGTGTTGGGGTAAGCGGGCTGTTTGAGGACACCGAATCCGGAGAGAAATACCGTCTTCTTACGATTGAGCTGTGGACGCGCATTGCAGAGCGGTATAAAAGCGAAGCAGCTGTGGCGGCTTATGATTTGCTGAATGAGCCGATGAACGGTTTTGATGCCCTGCGCAAAAGTGATGCCAAGTTATGGAATATGTATGATCGGATCATCCGTGCCATACGTGAAGTGGATCCGGAGCATGTCATTTCGGTGGAAGGGGTATGGGAAATAAACAATCTGCCGGATCCCCGTTCCTATGGCTGGACAAATATGCTGTATCAGACACACAACTATAACTGGAAAACGGAAGAGGTGGATCAGAAAATCCGCGACATCAGGGATCGGGCCGATTGGAAAGTGCCGGTACTGGTGGGAGAATTTCAGAGCGGAGGAATATGGGATTACGCATTGTCCGCTTATAACCGGGAAGGCATCAGCTGGGCCACATGGACTTATAAAGGGGCAAAAAGTACATTAGACGACTGGTTCCTTTATCGCAATCCCTTCACTGAGGTTGTTGATCCGGAGACCGACAGCTATGATCGAATGATGGAGGTATGGAGTTCAGGGCAGACAGAAAATGGTTATTCTCCGGATGCCAATCTGATTGAAAAATTAACGGAGTACACGGACGGGCATGTGGACGATTCGAGGGACAAAAGGATATATTCATGTATACCGGAGGATTCCCATCAGCAACAAAATTGACAAACGGCAGAATGATGCTATAATAAACAAGGAAACAGAATTGTTTCATACTTTTATGTAAGCGCTTACATATCATGCGAGTATGAGAGGAGGAAAGTTATGGATAAGGTTCGGATCGGCATTATCGGAATCGGCGGAATGGGCAGCAATCATGCCTCCTATCTCTCCAGAGGGGACATTCCCAATGCGGAGCTGACTGCGGTATGCGATATCAATCCCGAACGGTTGAAATGGGCAAAGGAGCATCTTGGTGACAAGGTTCAGAGGTTTGACAACTCAGAAGCGTTTTTTGCTTCCAGAGCCATGGATGCGGTTATGATTGCCACCCCACATTATTTTCATCCCCCGCTGGCAATCCGCTCCCTGGAGCTGGGATACCACACCCTTACGGAAAAGCCGGCCGGCGTTTATACCCGTCAGGTCCGGGAGATGAACGAAGCCGCTCAGAAAAGCGATCGGGTATTCGGCATTATGTATAATCAGCGGACCAATCCCCTGTATCAGAAGGTACGGGATCTGGTCAGGTCCGGGGAACTGGGGGAAATCAAAAGGACCATCTGGATCATCACCAGCTGGTATCGTTCCCAGAGCTATTATGACTCCGGCGGATGGCGGGCCACCTGGGGAGGAGAAGGCGGCGGCGTGCTGCTGAACCAGGATCCCCATCAGCTGGATCTGTGGCAGTGGATGTGCGGGATGCCAAAGAGAGTGCGGGCGTTCTGTGCCTTCGGCAAATATCACAATATTGAAGTGGAAGATGACGTCACGGCCTATGTGGAATATGAAAACGGTGCGACCGGCCTGTTTGTCACCACGACAGGAGAGACGCCGGGGACCAACCGGTTTGAAATCTCTGCGGACCGTGGGAAACTGGTAGTGGAGGACGGAAAGATTACTTTCTGGCGCCTGAGGGTCCCGGAACGGCAGTTCAATGCGGAGTATAAGGGTGGATTCGGCGAACCCGAATGCTGGAAGTGTGAAATTCCTGTCCGGGGAAAAGCCACAGAGCACAAAGGCATTACGAAAAACTGGGTTGAGGCCATATTGAAGGGCACGCCTCTGCTGGCGCCCGGCATCGAAGGAATCAACGGCCTGCAGATTTCCAATGCAATGCATCTGTCTGCCTGGACAGATGACTGGGTGGACATTCCTGTGGATGAGGATCTGTACTATGAGAAACTGCAGGAGAAAGTTAAAACTTCCACCTTCAAAAAGACAGCAGGCAGCAGTACCCTGAATGTGGACGGTACGTTCTGATCCTGGGAAAGAGGTGTATTCATGATGAATTATCCAAAAATTGCAGCGCAAATGTATACCGTACGGGAGTTTACAAAGACTCCATCTGCCATCCGGGAAACCCTGAAAAAGATCAGGGAGGCAGGATATGATGCCGTGCAGGTGTCTGCTATCGGCCCCATCGGGCATCAGGAAATGAAGGATCTGGCTGATGAATTCGGCCTTACCATCTGTGCAACCCATATCAGCTTTGACCGGCTGGAAAATGATATGAAAGATGTGATCGCCCAGCATAAGCTTTGGAACTGCCATTATGTGGGCATCGGCTCCATGCCCGGCAATTATCAGGCAGATAAGGA includes these proteins:
- a CDS encoding cellulase family glycosylhydrolase, coding for MMIEQKKVIPQSGHAALTEEDFLEGKDGKLFNRRGELVVLRGTNLGGWLIQEAWMCPLAKPDKAWGSWDTLHALEQRDFTEKQVLGLFDAYQDNWITEKDLDKIASMGMNCVRVPFWYRNFQKDGNGTYYGDENMDENPGFQRLDWLVEQCAKRGMYVIPDMHGAPGFQSDDHSSGRVGVSGLFEDTESGEKYRLLTIELWTRIAERYKSEAAVAAYDLLNEPMNGFDALRKSDAKLWNMYDRIIRAIREVDPEHVISVEGVWEINNLPDPRSYGWTNMLYQTHNYNWKTEEVDQKIRDIRDRADWKVPVLVGEFQSGGIWDYALSAYNREGISWATWTYKGAKSTLDDWFLYRNPFTEVVDPETDSYDRMMEVWSSGQTENGYSPDANLIEKLTEYTDGHVDDSRDKRIYSCIPEDSHQQQN
- a CDS encoding Gfo/Idh/MocA family oxidoreductase, yielding MDKVRIGIIGIGGMGSNHASYLSRGDIPNAELTAVCDINPERLKWAKEHLGDKVQRFDNSEAFFASRAMDAVMIATPHYFHPPLAIRSLELGYHTLTEKPAGVYTRQVREMNEAAQKSDRVFGIMYNQRTNPLYQKVRDLVRSGELGEIKRTIWIITSWYRSQSYYDSGGWRATWGGEGGGVLLNQDPHQLDLWQWMCGMPKRVRAFCAFGKYHNIEVEDDVTAYVEYENGATGLFVTTTGETPGTNRFEISADRGKLVVEDGKITFWRLRVPERQFNAEYKGGFGEPECWKCEIPVRGKATEHKGITKNWVEAILKGTPLLAPGIEGINGLQISNAMHLSAWTDDWVDIPVDEDLYYEKLQEKVKTSTFKKTAGSSTLNVDGTF